Within the Polymorphobacter megasporae genome, the region TATTCCTCGGCGCGCTTCGCGGTGCGCTGCATGTTCGGCCCGAGCGTACGCTTGGCGAGCAGCTTGGCAAGGTCGCGGAGCTCGAGGAACGGGCGCGACGAATAGATGCGGGCGAGATACGCCGACAGCGCGCCGACCGGCGGCGCGATCGACATGTCGTTGTCGTTCAGGATGACGACGAGCCGGTTGCCCGCGGCTTCGGCGTTGTTCATCGCCTCATACGCCATGCCCGCCGACATCGCGCCGTCGCCGATCACCGCGATCGCCTTGCCCGGGCGATCGGCGAGCTTGTTCGCCACGGCGAAGCCGATCGCCGCCGAGATCGAGGTCGACGAATGCGCCGCGCCGAACGGGTCGTACTCGCTCTCCGACCGCTTGGTGAAGCCCGACAGGCCCTGCGGCGCGCGGAGCGTACGGATACGGTCGCGGCGGCCGGTCAGGATCTTGTGCGGATACGCCTGGTGGCCGACGTCCCAGATCAGCGTGTCCTCGGGCGTGTTGAAGACATAATGCAGCGCGACGGTGAGTTCGACGACGCCGAGTCCGGCTCCGAGATGCCCGCCGGTAACGCTGACCGCGTCGACGAGTTCGGCCCGCAGTTCAGCGGCAAATTGAGTCAGGTCGGCGCTGTCGAGACGGCGAAGATCGGCAGGCGTGTCGACGGTATCGAGAAGCGGTGTAATCGGGCGTTGGCTCACGCGGGGCACCTGCGAAAAGGTCCAAGGTAAATTTCCGGGTAGCGCCTCGCGGCCGCAATGTCGAACCCGATCGGGTCGCGGCTCCGCGGATTCACCGCGATCCGATGCGACTCAGCCACATGCAGCGCAAGTTCCGCGCACCTCGATGACTGGCCGCGTGGGCGTGAACCCCGCCGCCGACGCTGCGCCGCGAACCTGGTCGGCAGCGCGGTCGTCGTCGATGTGCGTCGTCCGGCCGCAGGTATCGCAGACAAGGAAAATGCAGTCGTGGCGGCAATCGGGGTGGGCGTTGGCGAGATAGGCGTTGCGGCTTTCGACCCGCCTCGCGACGTTGGTCGCGACGAAGAGATCGAGGATCCGGTAGACGCTGTTCGCCGCGATCCGCCGCCCGAGCGCGACCGAAACCGCATCGGCGATGTCGTACGCGCTCGCGGGCTGATCGAACCGCGCGAGAATTTCGAACACCGTCGCGCGCATATCGGTCCATTGCTCGCCGCCCTTGATGACGGCGGCAGCGGCGGCGGCGGCGAGTTCCGGGCCGGCGTGGTCGTGATGAGCTTCGGCGGTGGTGACGGTCGTGAGCATGGCAGGATCCTGTTACCCACGATATCGGCCTTCCGCAGCGCTTCCGCAACTCACCCACAAGCCGAACCGCGACGCGGTGACGGCTTGGCGGCGCGCGGCGGCGGGGGCATAGGGCGCGCATGGCTACTGTTGCACTGCCCTTCCCCGCGACCGCACCCGCGACGCGCGCGCACCCGAAAGCCATTGCCGCATGGCTATTTGCGGTTGCCGCGCTCGTGTTCGCGATGGTCGTCGTCGGCGGCATCACCCGCCTGACCGAGTCGGGACTTTCGATCGTCAAATGGAACCCGATCGGCGGCATGGTCCCGCCGCTGAGCCGCACCGAATGGGACGCGATGTTCGCGCTGTACAAGGCGAGCCCGCAGTATCAGCTGGTCAACAGCGGCATGACGCTGTCGGCGTTCAAGGGCATCTTTTTCTGGGAGTGGCTCCACCGGCTGCTCGGCATGTCGATCGGCATTGTCTTCGCCGTACCGCTGGCGACCTTCGCCGCGCTGCGCTGGATTCCGCGCGGCTATGGCTGGCGACTGGTCGCGTTGCTCGCGCTCGGCGGGCTGCAGGGCGCGGTCGGCTGGTGGATGGTCGCGAGCGGGCTGGTCGACCGGCCGTCGGTCACACACGAGCGGCTCGCGGTGCATCTGGTCAACGCGCTGATCCTGATGTCGGGGTGTATCTGGACCGCGCTGAGCCTGCGGGAGAGCGTACTTGAGGTGCCCGTCAAACGGCACCCGGTTGCAGCCCGTCCAACCGTCTGGATCGTTCCCTTCCTCGCACTCCTTACCGTGCAGATCGTCTGGGGCGCCTTCACCGCCGGCCTCCGTGCGGGACACGCCTCCGACACCTGGCCGCTGATGTTCGACCAGTGGGTCCCTCCCCTCGCGAGCATCATCGACGACCCCGTCTCGGTCCAGTTCGTCCACCGCACCCTCGCCTACGCCGTCGCGCTCGCCGCGCTCGCGGTGGCCACCGTCACCTTCCGCGCCGGGGCGGGACGCCGCGCGATGGCGATGGGCGTGCTGATCGTCCTGCAAGTCGCGCTCGGCATCGCAACGATCGTCCACGGCGTCCCGATCGCCCTCGCCGCCGCGCACCAGGCGTGCGCCGCGTTGCTGCTGGCGAGCACGATCTGGACCGCTCACTGGTCGCTGCGCGGCGGGCACCGGTCGCTGCGGGGCGCGCGCCGATGACCGCGCGCAATGTTCTCGGTGGCCCGCTCGAGGTCTGCTCGACCGATCCGCTGACCGGGTGGAAGCGCGACGGCTGCTGCGACACCGACGCCGCCGACCGCGGGCTCCACGTCGTCTGCGCGGTCGTGACCAACGATTTCCTGTCGTTCTCGAAGGATGCGGGCAACGACCTGTCGACCCCGCGCCCCGAATATAATTTCGCCGGACTCCACGACGGCGACCGCTGGTGCCTGTGCGCGGCACGGTGGGAGG harbors:
- a CDS encoding Fur family transcriptional regulator; the protein is MLTTVTTAEAHHDHAGPELAAAAAAAVIKGGEQWTDMRATVFEILARFDQPASAYDIADAVSVALGRRIAANSVYRILDLFVATNVARRVESRNAYLANAHPDCRHDCIFLVCDTCGRTTHIDDDRAADQVRGAASAAGFTPTRPVIEVRGTCAACG
- a CDS encoding COX15/CtaA family protein, with protein sequence MATVALPFPATAPATRAHPKAIAAWLFAVAALVFAMVVVGGITRLTESGLSIVKWNPIGGMVPPLSRTEWDAMFALYKASPQYQLVNSGMTLSAFKGIFFWEWLHRLLGMSIGIVFAVPLATFAALRWIPRGYGWRLVALLALGGLQGAVGWWMVASGLVDRPSVTHERLAVHLVNALILMSGCIWTALSLRESVLEVPVKRHPVAARPTVWIVPFLALLTVQIVWGAFTAGLRAGHASDTWPLMFDQWVPPLASIIDDPVSVQFVHRTLAYAVALAALAVATVTFRAGAGRRAMAMGVLIVLQVALGIATIVHGVPIALAAAHQACAALLLASTIWTAHWSLRGGHRSLRGARR
- a CDS encoding DUF2237 family protein, which produces MTARNVLGGPLEVCSTDPLTGWKRDGCCDTDAADRGLHVVCAVVTNDFLSFSKDAGNDLSTPRPEYNFAGLHDGDRWCLCAARWEEARVAGFAPGVILEATHERALEVILLGHLQAHAEPAVS